In the genome of Segatella copri, one region contains:
- a CDS encoding DUF4099 domain-containing protein, whose translation MNYNFDENEMPYGILERFGLTQAMIDDLPTDVLQNIYNGRKSPVLPVHITADDGEEVKARTRFSLVRTAEGGVDVLFYPQLDELDLKLFNEQQEKNLVAGKPIIGHLESNEVGKELGSKCFFQLDPESKQVLSVPTPVIGRNIQYVADRYHLTGAEMQKLQNGDILTIVEDDEEQSIGIDLNSNTGIRFAAGNELVWKREAKRDWDKFNFGIFGCWAMDEDGNLDYIPEENYTEEMWNEQKKLGMRMMQR comes from the coding sequence ATGAATTACAATTTCGATGAGAACGAGATGCCTTATGGCATCCTTGAACGTTTCGGACTCACCCAGGCAATGATTGACGACTTGCCAACCGATGTCCTCCAGAACATCTACAATGGCCGCAAGTCGCCAGTCCTGCCAGTTCACATCACAGCCGATGATGGTGAGGAAGTCAAAGCACGAACCAGGTTCAGCCTGGTAAGAACAGCCGAAGGTGGCGTTGATGTGCTTTTCTACCCACAGCTCGATGAGTTAGACTTGAAACTCTTCAACGAGCAGCAGGAGAAGAACCTTGTTGCAGGAAAGCCTATCATCGGTCATTTGGAGAGCAACGAGGTTGGTAAGGAACTCGGCAGTAAGTGTTTCTTCCAACTTGATCCTGAAAGCAAGCAGGTGCTCAGTGTTCCAACCCCGGTCATAGGCAGAAACATCCAGTATGTAGCAGACCGCTATCACCTTACTGGCGCAGAGATGCAGAAGTTGCAGAATGGAGACATCCTTACCATCGTAGAGGATGACGAGGAACAGTCCATTGGTATCGACCTCAACTCCAACACCGGCATCCGTTTCGCAGCAGGCAACGAACTTGTCTGGAAGCGAGAAGCCAAGCGTGACTGGGATAAGTTCAACTTCGGCATCTTCGGCTGTTGGGCTATGGATGAAGACGGTAATCTCGACTACATCCCAGAAGAGAACTACACCGAAGAGATGTGGAATGAACAGAAGAAACTGGGAATGCGCATGATGCAGCGATAA